A single window of Rhodococcoides fascians A25f DNA harbors:
- a CDS encoding DUF302 domain-containing protein has product MSTSRFRMATSLLASAAVIALAGCGSTEPTGSVAVSSTPVSTSADAKAATPDVAPSEPGLVVYASNYSVSDTVSRVQRALETAGAVAATVDFEKLAQGAGETIRPTTVVIGGNPKAASPLIAADQRAAIDLPQKYLVWQAANGTVFLAYNSAEYIATLAGIPVSSDALDGLRAGSASTASDATGSSAAAAEGTDVSAAPGYLVEKTSDASVAASIARYEAAFAAKNQPTVATVDLASAAAETPLRPTMVTYVGNPAVSTALVGAQQTMGIDLPARYVAWQDAEGIVHVAHPDIRVLAARHSISPTNPVLDMVAAATTGFTDAASGSGS; this is encoded by the coding sequence ATGAGCACTTCAAGGTTCCGTATGGCAACGTCGCTGCTCGCGTCGGCGGCGGTGATCGCCCTCGCCGGGTGCGGTTCCACCGAACCCACCGGTTCGGTGGCGGTGTCGAGCACTCCGGTGTCCACGTCGGCGGACGCGAAGGCTGCGACACCCGATGTGGCACCGTCCGAACCCGGACTGGTGGTGTACGCCAGTAACTACTCTGTGAGTGACACGGTCTCTCGGGTACAGCGCGCGCTGGAGACGGCGGGAGCTGTGGCAGCCACTGTGGATTTCGAGAAGTTGGCACAGGGAGCAGGTGAGACGATCCGCCCGACCACCGTGGTGATCGGGGGGAATCCGAAAGCGGCGTCGCCGTTGATCGCCGCGGACCAACGGGCCGCGATCGACCTTCCACAGAAGTACCTGGTCTGGCAGGCCGCCAACGGAACGGTGTTTCTGGCATACAACTCCGCCGAGTACATCGCGACGCTCGCAGGCATCCCGGTCTCGTCCGACGCCCTCGACGGACTCCGGGCCGGCTCGGCATCGACCGCGTCCGATGCGACGGGATCCTCGGCGGCCGCCGCAGAGGGCACCGATGTGTCCGCAGCGCCGGGATACCTGGTCGAGAAGACCAGTGATGCATCGGTTGCAGCGTCCATTGCCCGATACGAGGCAGCGTTCGCGGCCAAGAATCAGCCCACAGTCGCAACCGTCGATCTCGCGTCCGCCGCTGCCGAGACACCTCTGAGGCCCACCATGGTCACCTACGTCGGTAATCCTGCGGTCTCGACTGCGCTGGTCGGAGCGCAGCAGACCATGGGGATCGACCTCCCCGCCCGATACGTGGCGTGGCAGGATGCCGAAGGGATCGTTCACGTGGCTCACCCCGATATCCGTGTACTCGCCGCTCGGCATTCGATCTCGCCGACCAATCCTGTTCTCGACATGGTCGCCGCCGCCACGACCGGTTTCACCGATGCCGCTTCCGGCTCGGGCAGTTAG
- a CDS encoding site-specific integrase, whose translation MTDRQLVDGPTTIPAVVPGAAAVFPDLPPEVAARIERSMAASRSTGTRRAYTSAWRRFETWCTVAGHHALPAHPATVAAYLVAAADTLTVDGTRAYAAATFGKWIAAIADRHRATGHDNPCGHEMVRATLAGIRRDYASAGERPRNPRAPLLTSDITTIVDHARRTTAGWASEVLERRDTALLLMGYTGAFRRSELVALECRDVRRDRLDGAHVRIRRSKTDQDGTGIGTVKALPFTDCHESCPVCAWVRWLQIVAAFDTGGRAAVIRLLSRAAQFDSHLCRGTLPTAEKRSPLFRSVRKNGNLSDTVLSGAAVHAAIRRRAAHAGYDPETVMQLGGHSLRAGFVTQAFRNGADAHAIMRQTGHTTPAMVETYAREHAPLVGNAVTELGL comes from the coding sequence ATGACAGATCGCCAGCTCGTAGACGGCCCGACCACGATCCCGGCTGTCGTGCCGGGTGCCGCGGCGGTGTTTCCAGACCTACCGCCCGAGGTTGCTGCTCGGATCGAGCGTTCCATGGCCGCGTCCCGCTCGACCGGTACCCGCCGGGCCTACACCTCGGCGTGGCGACGCTTCGAGACCTGGTGCACCGTCGCCGGGCACCACGCGTTGCCGGCGCATCCCGCGACAGTGGCGGCCTACCTCGTCGCCGCGGCCGACACGCTCACCGTCGACGGGACGCGGGCGTACGCGGCCGCGACGTTCGGCAAGTGGATTGCGGCGATCGCCGACCGCCACCGCGCTACCGGACACGACAACCCGTGCGGGCACGAGATGGTGCGCGCCACCCTCGCCGGTATCCGGCGGGACTACGCGTCGGCGGGGGAGCGGCCCCGCAACCCGCGCGCACCGCTGCTGACCTCCGACATCACCACGATCGTCGACCACGCCCGACGCACTACAGCGGGGTGGGCGTCGGAGGTGCTCGAACGCCGCGACACCGCGCTGCTGCTGATGGGATACACCGGCGCATTTCGACGCAGCGAACTCGTAGCGCTGGAATGCCGCGATGTGCGCCGCGACCGTCTCGACGGTGCGCACGTACGGATCCGAAGATCGAAGACCGACCAGGACGGAACCGGCATCGGAACGGTGAAAGCGCTTCCGTTCACCGACTGCCACGAATCCTGCCCGGTCTGCGCGTGGGTGCGATGGCTGCAGATCGTCGCCGCGTTCGACACCGGGGGCAGAGCCGCCGTCATTCGACTGCTTTCTCGCGCAGCACAATTCGACTCCCATCTCTGCCGCGGCACCCTGCCGACCGCCGAGAAACGGTCGCCGCTGTTCCGGTCTGTCCGCAAGAACGGCAACCTCTCCGACACTGTGTTGTCCGGGGCAGCGGTCCATGCGGCGATCCGCCGCCGCGCAGCTCACGCCGGGTACGACCCCGAGACTGTCATGCAGCTCGGCGGCCATTCCCTGCGGGCAGGATTCGTCACCCAAGCCTTCCGTAACGGTGCCGATGCACATGCGATCATGCGCCAGACCGGGCACACCACACCCGCAATGGTCGAGACATATGCCCGCGAGCACGCCCCTCTGGTCGGCAACGCGGTCACCGAACTCGGTCTATGA
- a CDS encoding TniQ family protein — MNARLAAVPGDAYVRPWPLHPQPLPGEVLSSWLARICELYPHIKPSDLLADLDIDCAVEDLDRYTPEPILVELAGRGAVPVERVRMMTLAGWTPWLLDSTDPADCDFDTYVHQFSILLPADLAREDRRRRTPTSEAWLPWASTLRSRACPACVDSLESTADINMTLLQQYPVLSSCLDHRCRLEPCSAFPGYAIFWDEVRFGSDERVSPVPVPSAVTDLDRRSTEALTTGWVELGPGRVHAAVWFRLLRTVVDEVSSPLVRTGRWATRLVAIWKAAGRSRPLRTAWVPFEDLHWDEQAKVLEAAAIGIALVESGEIDAGGAHASLLSPRPYEPVDPGTAPTRSSYPAPERDLWADAHAAAEAAIAAARVDPASASSLYNFLRMGCRTAAELDETVQLFLDHGIPLHHPPT, encoded by the coding sequence ATGAACGCGCGGCTCGCGGCGGTGCCCGGTGATGCGTACGTTCGCCCGTGGCCGCTGCACCCGCAGCCACTGCCAGGCGAGGTCCTCTCGTCCTGGTTGGCCCGGATATGCGAGCTGTATCCGCACATCAAGCCTTCTGACCTGCTTGCAGACCTCGATATCGATTGTGCTGTCGAGGATCTCGACCGCTACACACCGGAGCCGATACTTGTCGAGCTGGCCGGTCGCGGCGCAGTCCCGGTGGAGAGGGTGCGGATGATGACGTTGGCGGGGTGGACACCGTGGTTGCTCGACAGCACTGACCCCGCCGACTGCGACTTCGACACCTACGTCCACCAATTCTCGATCCTGCTGCCGGCCGACCTCGCGAGGGAGGATCGACGACGTCGCACACCCACGAGCGAGGCATGGTTGCCGTGGGCGAGCACTCTGCGCAGTCGGGCATGCCCGGCATGTGTCGACAGCCTCGAATCCACTGCTGATATCAACATGACTCTGCTGCAGCAATATCCGGTGCTGAGCAGCTGCCTCGACCACCGTTGTCGACTCGAACCCTGCTCTGCTTTCCCTGGTTATGCAATCTTCTGGGATGAGGTCCGGTTCGGTTCGGATGAACGGGTCTCGCCCGTTCCGGTTCCCTCAGCGGTCACGGACCTCGATCGGCGCAGTACCGAGGCTCTGACGACGGGATGGGTGGAACTCGGCCCAGGCCGGGTACATGCCGCAGTGTGGTTTCGGCTTCTGCGCACCGTTGTCGACGAAGTGTCTTCGCCACTGGTTCGCACGGGACGGTGGGCGACGAGGCTCGTTGCGATCTGGAAGGCCGCCGGTCGTTCTCGCCCGTTGCGGACAGCGTGGGTTCCGTTCGAGGACCTGCACTGGGACGAGCAGGCGAAAGTCCTCGAGGCCGCAGCGATCGGCATTGCGTTGGTCGAGAGCGGTGAGATCGATGCCGGCGGTGCGCACGCATCTCTGCTGAGCCCACGACCGTATGAGCCGGTCGATCCCGGGACAGCTCCGACGCGCTCGTCTTATCCCGCACCCGAGCGCGATTTATGGGCTGACGCGCACGCTGCGGCCGAGGCCGCCATCGCGGCGGCGCGTGTCGATCCCGCATCCGCCAGTTCGTTGTACAACTTCCTGCGCATGGGGTGCCGCACCGCGGCGGAGCTGGATGAGACGGTGCAACTGTTCCTTGACCACGGGATCCCGCTGCACCATCCGCCGACATAG
- a CDS encoding TniB family NTP-binding protein: MTASTGSSDEPTESSIEDLGHLRESVRPLTALDDAERIRLIRSERWIGYPQARTVIYHLESLLSWPDRQRMPNLLLLGPTNNGKSMIIEKFRRTHPPISLSDREQIPVLCMQMPPDPSPGRFYLALLTALGTPTRPRNRVHELEQQALMLLRATGVKMLIIDELHNVLAGRDNVRREFLNVLRFLGNELRIPLVAVGTRDAYLAIRTDPQLENRFHPMTLPVWTNTADTRSLLASFTTSFPLRKPSHLTSPEMTDYLLTRSEGTIGELTTLLTAAAVTAVDSGEEAITSSVLTRTPYVGPTERRRQFERHLA, translated from the coding sequence ATGACCGCATCGACAGGAAGCAGCGACGAACCCACCGAGTCGTCGATCGAGGATTTGGGGCACTTGCGGGAGTCGGTTCGACCGCTCACCGCACTCGACGACGCGGAGCGGATCCGGTTGATTCGGTCGGAGAGGTGGATCGGGTATCCGCAGGCCCGTACGGTCATCTACCATCTGGAGTCGTTGCTGTCGTGGCCGGACCGGCAGCGTATGCCGAACTTACTGTTGCTCGGTCCGACGAACAACGGCAAGTCGATGATCATCGAAAAGTTCCGGCGCACTCATCCGCCGATCAGCTTGTCCGATCGCGAGCAGATACCGGTGTTGTGCATGCAGATGCCCCCGGACCCGTCACCCGGCCGGTTCTACCTCGCACTGCTCACAGCGTTGGGAACACCGACCCGACCACGCAATCGGGTCCACGAACTCGAACAGCAAGCATTGATGCTGCTCCGCGCCACCGGCGTGAAGATGTTGATCATCGACGAGCTCCACAATGTTCTCGCCGGCCGCGACAACGTCCGCCGCGAATTCTTGAACGTGCTGCGGTTCCTGGGCAACGAACTACGCATTCCTCTTGTCGCTGTCGGAACCCGCGACGCCTACCTCGCCATCCGGACCGATCCCCAGCTGGAGAACCGATTCCACCCCATGACTTTGCCGGTCTGGACCAACACTGCCGACACCAGATCACTGCTGGCCAGCTTCACCACGAGCTTCCCCCTCCGCAAACCCTCGCACCTGACATCACCGGAGATGACCGACTACCTCCTCACTCGCTCCGAGGGCACTATCGGTGAACTGACAACGCTGCTCACAGCCGCAGCAGTGACCGCCGTCGACAGCGGAGAGGAAGCGATCACCTCATCGGTGCTCACGCGCACTCCGTACGTCGGTCCCACGGAGCGACGCCGCCAGTTCGAACGCCACCTCGCATGA
- a CDS encoding Mu transposase C-terminal domain-containing protein has protein sequence MDPDKLDVVETGVLTASGERWSQAEARFAVLAPLLEMHPVRSEAVDDAAQRLGLSRRQVYTLVGRLRNGTGTVTDLLTKVSSGGRGRSRVTAEVEEVIGDHLTRYFLHRQKLSVAALHRRIALACHRAGLPVPARNTVTARIAALHPASVARSRGGPDAARPRQSAGDSPPTVSGILDQVQIDHTVVDLMVVDEYERQPIGRPYLTIAIDVFSRSVLGFVVTLEPPSSISVGLCLGRVCCEKQTWLEACELAEQVQWPMAGKPKQLYLDNASEFKSEALRRGCAQHAITLEYRPPGRPHYGGIVERIIGTAMTAVHELPGTTFSNPADRGSYDSYKHAALTLRELERWLVLAIASYHASVHTGIGNTPATVWAGEVAAVGHAPRVVLGETAFLVDFLPVIRRRLTRTGFVLDHVHYFSNALKPWVARREDLGRFVIRRDPRDLSRIWVLEPDGAGYVEVPYRTMSHPAVTLWEHRAAIARLREQGRSNVDESALFSMIEQMREVTDRSQKATRKARRNRARRTHLNGAASAPIPAIHPPVEPRAGGGTATPVFSDIEEW, from the coding sequence ATGGACCCCGACAAGCTCGACGTCGTGGAGACCGGCGTGCTGACAGCGTCGGGGGAGCGGTGGTCTCAGGCTGAGGCCCGTTTCGCTGTCCTGGCTCCCTTGCTGGAGATGCATCCGGTGCGTTCGGAAGCGGTCGACGATGCCGCGCAACGGTTGGGATTGTCCAGGCGGCAGGTCTACACGTTGGTCGGCAGGCTCAGGAACGGGACGGGGACAGTCACCGATCTTCTGACGAAGGTCTCGTCGGGAGGGCGTGGCCGCAGCCGAGTGACGGCTGAGGTCGAGGAAGTGATCGGCGATCATCTCACCCGCTATTTTCTTCACCGCCAGAAGCTGAGTGTCGCTGCGCTGCATCGACGTATAGCACTGGCCTGTCACCGCGCGGGTCTGCCAGTGCCGGCCAGAAATACCGTCACCGCGCGTATCGCCGCGCTCCATCCGGCATCGGTGGCCAGGTCACGCGGAGGACCCGATGCCGCCCGCCCACGTCAGTCCGCCGGCGACAGTCCACCGACGGTTTCGGGGATTCTCGATCAGGTCCAGATCGACCACACCGTCGTCGATCTGATGGTCGTTGACGAGTACGAGCGACAACCGATCGGCCGCCCCTACCTGACGATCGCCATTGATGTCTTCAGCCGTTCCGTACTCGGGTTCGTCGTCACTCTGGAGCCGCCGTCGTCGATATCGGTCGGGTTGTGCCTGGGCCGCGTGTGCTGCGAGAAGCAGACATGGCTGGAGGCATGCGAGCTCGCGGAGCAGGTGCAGTGGCCGATGGCAGGGAAGCCGAAACAGTTGTATCTCGACAACGCCTCCGAGTTCAAAAGCGAAGCACTGCGCCGCGGATGCGCCCAGCACGCCATCACACTCGAATACCGTCCTCCGGGCCGACCGCACTACGGCGGGATCGTCGAACGCATCATCGGAACGGCGATGACGGCGGTGCACGAGCTGCCTGGGACCACCTTCTCGAACCCAGCGGACCGAGGAAGTTACGACTCGTACAAGCACGCGGCGTTGACATTGCGTGAGTTGGAGCGCTGGCTGGTCCTGGCCATAGCCTCGTATCACGCGAGCGTTCACACAGGGATTGGGAACACTCCGGCCACCGTGTGGGCCGGCGAGGTAGCCGCAGTTGGTCACGCCCCTCGTGTGGTGCTCGGCGAAACCGCGTTCCTGGTGGACTTTCTTCCCGTCATCCGGCGACGTTTGACGCGCACGGGCTTCGTTCTCGATCACGTGCACTACTTCTCGAACGCGCTCAAACCGTGGGTTGCGCGGCGAGAGGACCTGGGGCGGTTCGTGATACGACGTGACCCACGCGATTTGAGCAGAATCTGGGTCCTCGAACCAGACGGTGCCGGCTATGTCGAGGTGCCGTACCGGACGATGTCACATCCCGCGGTGACACTGTGGGAGCACAGAGCTGCTATCGCCCGTCTCCGCGAACAAGGTCGGTCGAACGTCGATGAGAGCGCACTGTTTTCGATGATCGAGCAGATGCGCGAGGTCACCGACCGCTCGCAGAAAGCCACCCGCAAAGCCCGGCGCAACCGTGCCCGCCGCACGCATCTCAACGGTGCCGCGTCTGCACCGATCCCGGCGATCCACCCGCCGGTGGAGCCTCGAGCGGGCGGCGGCACCGCAACGCCTGTCTTCAGTGACATCGAGGAATGGTGA
- a CDS encoding NACHT domain-containing protein, whose product MTSVSGTAAAATGPNAYGAGTIDKLELKLAAFAAEYKLETMDCWWRDDIDALIPTLSHSVLWRFQRMLAGPEAMRFLLDAEQSELVDARIALLVRKAVGAQWSQDAKVKFKQAELDNDDLEDLFIDVRAQTTESPRSVSNPYGTRSAQIPAPLGAVEYLVKSPQPFTLVRGEPGQGKSTLGQYLSQIYRSEFVPDDPGVALKRPTLTPTASRMPLRIDLRDYGTWLDGYDPFDESKPTPTKAAKSRRLGSVEKFLAIFLTSLTASSDVTQSTIDDLLTRFPVLVVFDGLDEVAQRTTRKRVVDEIEKFIGRWRASSVPPKIVVTTRPNVSKLAEPSSQWFETITLIKLDHELRTEYLRKWCAARGIVNRARRELMHTFDTRTAEPHIAQLAENPMQLTILLYLLHLQGHSVPDKRTPLYDDYMKTFLNREAEKSASVRDNRENLEEVTAYLGWYLQGLAEENGSIGRLTTTALKTEIYRYLTTAEKDAALVEALFTSVTDRVWALSSKSQGTFQFDVQPVQEFFAAKYLSQYAAVDKSDVLNELIRRPFWFNTSRFFAGFAHANEVGGLVDGLVEEFAEARHPLAERVAAWTLLADGVFSSKTTAQRRAVDLLTDDLSIRLLLASNASAKPLPVMPADRGADRLHAQLLDSVLQVPEQPISMERIALAAGLGIDAARLEQWWLVQARPGIGGADESTWLRLGIPIAAGRLLQPADLDRLALSKPRTIAAAIAAGVVPTAGSDLEARLVNAVLAGHCSDVAAPQGGLASDLVNTLAPREFLRLAQDEESTVLFARRSGHCGTSLRTLKRQDAFRRLKNVNAGFDKVQRSMNKVRLSPNSVAPWSDAAEQLRGIYGPTWLALDIAVIGAAIDPKVRRDVGPMNPARSTFGPNIDYGRLVNDVRINRARAEWWIEQRENLTVLELGTWGYALVAVAAPHVLDACMDLLAADLAALPTENLEALMSSSSRLGLSGVSRRLTTELFDRAARTSLSAGLLISHHVDQLDASAFSPESATQAARYGVAAWPALHVAGLSLAQTESEDWLAALKAHGPVDIAAVRESLSDVLCSRILADCAHYPLELVLGAASARAQRNTEAPLRAVAGTWFDD is encoded by the coding sequence ATGACCTCAGTGTCCGGAACAGCGGCGGCCGCAACCGGTCCCAATGCTTACGGTGCCGGAACTATCGACAAACTCGAACTCAAACTGGCTGCCTTCGCCGCCGAATACAAGTTGGAGACGATGGACTGTTGGTGGCGCGACGACATCGATGCCCTCATACCCACGCTGTCTCACTCAGTCCTGTGGCGGTTCCAGAGGATGCTGGCCGGTCCTGAGGCGATGCGGTTCTTACTCGATGCCGAGCAGTCGGAACTCGTCGATGCGCGGATTGCGCTGCTGGTCCGCAAGGCGGTCGGCGCGCAGTGGTCGCAGGATGCCAAGGTCAAGTTCAAGCAGGCCGAACTCGATAACGATGACTTGGAAGATCTGTTCATCGATGTGCGGGCACAGACAACCGAGTCCCCGAGGTCGGTCTCGAATCCGTACGGCACGCGGTCCGCTCAGATACCGGCTCCCTTAGGCGCTGTCGAGTACCTCGTAAAGTCGCCGCAGCCGTTCACCCTTGTTCGAGGCGAACCTGGCCAGGGCAAATCGACGCTGGGTCAGTATCTGTCGCAGATCTATCGATCCGAGTTCGTGCCCGACGATCCAGGTGTAGCGCTCAAGCGTCCGACCCTCACGCCTACTGCCTCACGCATGCCGCTACGAATCGACCTACGTGACTACGGCACCTGGTTGGACGGATACGACCCCTTCGACGAGTCAAAACCGACGCCGACGAAGGCAGCGAAATCCCGCCGGCTCGGGTCGGTGGAAAAGTTCCTCGCAATCTTTCTCACGTCCCTCACCGCCTCGAGCGACGTAACTCAGTCGACAATCGATGACTTGCTGACCAGATTTCCGGTGCTGGTCGTGTTCGACGGCTTGGACGAGGTTGCTCAGCGAACAACCCGAAAACGGGTCGTCGACGAGATCGAGAAGTTCATCGGGCGGTGGAGAGCTAGCTCTGTCCCGCCCAAGATCGTTGTGACTACCCGCCCGAACGTCTCGAAACTGGCCGAGCCGAGCTCGCAGTGGTTCGAGACCATCACCCTGATCAAACTCGACCACGAGCTACGGACCGAGTATTTGCGGAAGTGGTGTGCGGCAAGGGGAATCGTCAACCGCGCCCGCCGCGAGTTGATGCACACTTTCGACACTCGCACAGCTGAACCGCACATCGCGCAGCTCGCAGAAAACCCTATGCAGTTGACGATCCTGCTCTACCTCCTTCATTTACAGGGGCACTCGGTTCCGGACAAGAGAACACCGCTCTACGACGATTACATGAAGACATTCTTGAATCGCGAAGCCGAGAAGAGCGCTTCGGTGCGGGACAATCGCGAGAACCTCGAGGAGGTCACCGCCTACCTGGGGTGGTACCTGCAGGGGTTGGCAGAAGAGAACGGCTCCATCGGACGCCTGACCACGACAGCTCTGAAAACAGAGATATACCGATACCTGACGACAGCGGAGAAGGACGCAGCGCTGGTCGAGGCGTTGTTCACCAGCGTCACCGACCGTGTGTGGGCTCTGTCGAGCAAATCGCAGGGTACGTTCCAGTTCGACGTGCAGCCGGTTCAGGAGTTCTTTGCCGCTAAATATCTGTCTCAGTACGCCGCGGTCGATAAATCCGACGTGCTCAACGAACTTATCCGGCGGCCGTTCTGGTTCAACACCAGCCGCTTCTTCGCTGGATTCGCGCACGCGAACGAGGTTGGTGGGTTGGTAGATGGGCTCGTCGAGGAGTTCGCTGAGGCGCGGCACCCCCTGGCGGAGCGCGTCGCGGCGTGGACGCTGTTGGCCGATGGTGTGTTCTCGTCCAAGACCACTGCGCAGCGGCGCGCGGTGGATTTGCTCACCGACGACCTGAGCATTCGCCTGCTGCTGGCGAGTAACGCTTCTGCAAAACCGCTTCCGGTGATGCCGGCGGATCGCGGTGCCGACCGGCTGCACGCGCAGTTGCTCGATTCCGTTTTGCAGGTCCCCGAGCAGCCGATCTCAATGGAACGGATCGCACTGGCAGCCGGCCTGGGAATCGATGCTGCTCGACTGGAGCAATGGTGGCTTGTTCAGGCCCGCCCGGGTATCGGCGGCGCGGACGAATCGACGTGGTTGCGGTTGGGGATACCCATCGCTGCTGGCCGCCTGTTGCAACCAGCGGATCTGGACCGGCTCGCTTTGTCGAAGCCTCGAACGATTGCGGCTGCTATCGCTGCGGGGGTCGTACCGACGGCCGGCTCGGATCTGGAGGCCAGACTGGTGAACGCGGTGCTTGCGGGCCATTGTTCGGACGTCGCGGCACCGCAGGGCGGCCTTGCGTCCGACCTCGTCAATACGCTGGCCCCGCGCGAGTTCCTTCGGCTCGCCCAAGATGAGGAATCGACTGTCCTGTTCGCTCGTCGGTCAGGACACTGCGGCACGTCCCTCCGAACATTGAAGCGGCAGGATGCGTTCCGGCGACTGAAGAACGTCAATGCCGGATTCGACAAGGTGCAACGGTCGATGAACAAAGTGCGCCTCTCACCCAATTCTGTCGCTCCCTGGAGCGACGCAGCCGAGCAACTACGCGGGATCTATGGCCCGACCTGGCTCGCCCTCGACATCGCGGTCATCGGTGCCGCGATCGACCCGAAAGTCCGACGCGACGTCGGGCCGATGAACCCGGCTCGGTCCACGTTCGGACCGAATATCGACTATGGCCGCCTGGTCAACGATGTGCGGATCAACCGCGCTCGCGCGGAATGGTGGATCGAGCAGCGTGAGAACCTCACGGTCCTCGAACTCGGGACGTGGGGGTATGCGCTGGTCGCCGTTGCGGCCCCTCACGTTCTCGACGCCTGCATGGATCTTCTTGCGGCTGACCTCGCCGCGCTCCCAACTGAGAACCTCGAAGCGTTGATGTCGAGTTCGAGCCGCCTGGGACTGTCCGGGGTGAGCCGACGACTCACCACCGAGCTTTTCGACAGAGCGGCACGGACCTCGCTGTCCGCGGGGCTGCTCATCTCCCACCACGTCGATCAACTCGACGCCTCGGCGTTCAGCCCTGAATCCGCGACCCAGGCGGCGCGATACGGTGTTGCTGCCTGGCCGGCCCTGCACGTCGCAGGACTGTCTCTGGCGCAGACAGAGTCAGAGGACTGGTTGGCGGCGCTGAAAGCTCACGGCCCGGTCGATATCGCTGCCGTTAGAGAGTCTCTGTCGGACGTGTTGTGTTCACGAATCCTCGCTGACTGCGCGCACTACCCACTCGAATTGGTCCTCGGCGCTGCGTCGGCTCGTGCGCAGAGAAACACCGAAGCACCGCTGCGGGCGGTGGCCGGTACGTGGTTCGACGATTGA